The Daucus carota subsp. sativus chromosome 2, DH1 v3.0, whole genome shotgun sequence genome includes a window with the following:
- the LOC108209830 gene encoding uncharacterized protein At4g19900, whose amino-acid sequence MLRRLRVRRRPSYASHLCAITTAILLLISVSLLHSRLTSDRPTNPLLLSNDAVSLSDHLLDDGDPEDLKNLTGSDDRIDELDDGDSDPSKIPNEDEILRGVELEDDDDKDQKKPSVLVSGYYFDHVSNVIRHAFDKKSIDLWEDYVAFDANLGLGLEDLSRGVFGSDDIPVDDNVRRKVGEVKGIEDALLLNIGGRVSPLREGWGDWFDKKGDFLRRDKMFKSNLELLNPLNNPLLQDPDGVGLTGLTRGDKMVMKGLVSEFKNAPFLIRKAPEIGNVKGIKDGGKVVESEMKVAERKTLGDNVSKSTVSERGVVGSGRDGKRVDSVVSDSGSKSVDGNVWSEFSGQVYADGKRWGYYPGLDGHLSFSNFMDAFFRKGRCSTRIFMVWNSPPWAFSVRHQRGLESLLVHNPDACVVIFSETIELNLFDGFVKDGFKVAVAMPNLDELLKDTPTHIFASVWLDWKKTKFYSTHLSELVRLASLYKYGGIYLDSDIIVLRALSSLNNTVGLENEHSESDINGAVMAFDKHSPFIWDCLTEFYSTYDDTLLRWNGAELLTRVGKSFLNKKSPLNKKMELKLQPSSAFFPISRDNITSFFTTPSTTSERSLQDGLFKKILNESVTFHFWNSLTSALIPEPDSLVAKLINHSCIRCSDVL is encoded by the exons ATGCTCCGGCGCCTCCGCGTGCGGCGGCGACCCAGTTACGCATCCCACCTCTGCGCAATAACCACTGCCATTCTCCTCCTCATCTCCGTCTCTCTTCTCCACAGTCGCCTGACCTCCGACCGCCCCACCAACCCTCTCCTCCTCTCAAACGACGCCGTTTCGCTCTCCGACCATCTCCTTGATGACGGCGATCCCGAGGACCTCAAAAACCTCACCGGATCCGACGACCGCATTGACGAGCTCGACGACGGCGACTCCGATCCATCGAAGATCCCCAACGAGGACGAGATTCTCCGCGGCGTCgagctagaagatgacgatgataAGGATCAGAAGAAGCCTAGTGTTTTGGTCAGTGGCTATTACTTTGATCATGTTAGTAATGTGATTCGTCACGCTTTCGATAAGAAATCGATTGATTTGTGGGAGGATTATGTTGCTTTTGACGCGAAtttagggttagggttggaGGATTTGAGTAGGGGAGTGTTTGGCTCGGACGATATCCCGGTGGATGATAATGTGAGGAGGAAGGTGGGGGAGGTTAAGGGGATTGAGGATGCGTTGTTGTTGAATATTGGAGGTAGGGTTTCGCCTTTGAGGGAAGGGTGGGGGGATTGGTTCGATAAGAAGGGTGATTTTTTGAGGAGGGATAAGATGTTTAAGTCCAATTTGGAGTTGTTGAATCCGTTGAATAATCCGCTCTTGCAGGATCCTGATGGGGTTGGGTTGACAGGGTTGACGAGAGGGGATAAGATGGTTATGAAGGGGTTAGTGAGTGAGTTTAAGAATGCGCCGTTTTTGATTAGGAAGGCACCAGAGATTGGTAATGTTAAGGGGATTAAGGATGGTGGTAAGGTTGTGGAAAGTGAGATGAAGGTAGCAGAGCGGAAGACATTGGGTGATAATGTAAGTAAAAGTACGGTTAGTGAAAGAGGCGTAGTTGGTAGTGGACGTGATGGTAAAAGAGTGGATTCGGTAGTTAGTGATTCGGGTTCTAAGAGTGTGGATGGTAATGTGTGGTCTGAGTTTTCTGGTCAAGTTTATGCTGATGGAAAAAGATGGGGTTATTATCCTGGTCTGGATGGCCATTTGTCATTTTCAAATTTCATGGATGCATTTTTCAGGAAAGGGAGGTGTTCTACGAGGATTTTTATGGTCTGGAATTCTCCTCCATGGGCGTTTAGTGTTCGCCACCAAAGAGGACTTGAGAGCCTTTTGGTTCACAATCCAGATGCGTGTGTGGTCATATTTTCTGAAACAATTGAGCTTAATTTATTTGATGGCTTTGTCAAGGACGG TTTTAAGGTTGCTGTAGCCATGCCTAATCTCGATGAACTTTTGAAAGATACACCAACCCATATATTCGCTTCTGTCTGGTTGGATTGGAAAAAGACTAAATTTTACTCTACTCACTTAAGTGAACTTGTTAGGCTCGCTTCTCTCTACAA ATATGGCGGAATCTATCTTGATTCGGACATTATAGTCTTACGGGCATTATCTTCACTTAACAATACTGTTGGACTAGAGAATGAGCACAGTGAAAGCGATATAAATGGTGCTGTAATGGCATTTGACAAACACAG TCCCTTTATTTGGGATTGTTTAACAGAGTTCTATTCAACATATGATGACACTCTCCTAAGATGGAATGGAGCTGAATTACTGACTAGAGTTGGTAAAAGTTTCCTAAACAAAAAGAGTCCCTTAAACAAAAAGATGGAGCTGAAGCTGCAGCCTTCTTCTGCATTTTTCCCTATTAGTCGCGACAATATCACAAG TTTTTTTACTACTCCGTCAACTACATCTGAAAGATCTCTACAAGATGGATTATTCAAAAAGATCCTCAATGAGTCCGTGACATTTCATTTCTGGAACAGCTTAACATCGGCCCTAATTCCAGAGCCCGATAGTCTTGTTGCAAAGCTTATTAACCACTCATGTATCCGCTGCTCTGATGTGTTGTAA
- the LOC108205628 gene encoding BTB/POZ domain and ankyrin repeat-containing protein NPR1 — translation MEDSAEPSYMSSTSSPHILNCLTCYDIPIHSVPEGGSSPEIMSLAKLSASLEQLMVSSIGVDYSDADIEVDGVSVGVHRCILATRSKFFHEKFKEDVDSLEKKESRPKYYMSKLLPYGSVGYEAFLVFLSYVYTGQLKPCPPDVSTCVNDGCSHDACRPAINFSVELMYASAIFGVPELVSLYQRRLFNFVEMALVEDIIPIIVVACHCQLIQLLDQCVHRVAKSDLDSISIEKEVPYKVAKDIKSIRLQCLDENSNAMINDDPLRERRIRNIHKALDSDDVELVKRLLQESDITLDAAHALHYAVAYCDPKVVSEVLNLGLANVNLRNAWGYTVLHVAASRKEPSLIVQLLKEGACASEATPDGQNSVSICRKLTRPKDYNEITEKGHKSNKDRLCIEVLEREVCRNRIAIDASSSSPIMDDDRHTKLQYIDLKNRVALAHLLFPSEAKLAMDIANAEAASQYAGVPLSKSSNDIFDEVDLDTTPIAKDERILANMVALKRTVETGRRYFPNCSEVLDKFMSDDLNDESYFLDKGTAEEQEIKKQRFMELKEDLQNAFTKDKAELSRVGLSSTTSSSNVGLSSTTSSSKVKRKRKSPS, via the exons ATGGAGGATTCAGCTGAACCATCATATATGAGCTCTACTTCATCTCCACATATATTGAACTGTTTAACATGCTACGATATACCCATCCACTCTGTTCCAGAGGGAGGATCGAGTCCTGAAATTATGAGTTTAGCTAAACTCAGCGCTAGCTTGGAGCAGCTTATGGTTAGCTCTATTGGTGTCGATTATAGTGATGCAGATATTGAAGTTGATGGTGTATCTGTTGGTGTACACCGCTGTATATTGGCTACTAGGAGCAAATTTTTCCATGAGAAATTTAAGGAAGATGTGGACTCTTTGGAGAAGAAGGAAAGTAGGCCAAAATATTACATGAGCAAGTTGTTGCCGTATGGTAGTGTTGGATATGAGGCATTCCTTGTATTCCTAAGCTATGTGTATACGGGTCAGTTGAAGCCTTGTCCACCAGATGTGTCGACTTGTGTCAATGATGGTTGTAGCCATGATGCATGCAGACCTGCAATCAACTTTTCGGTGGAACTGATGTATGCTTCTGCCATATTTGGGGTTCCAGAACTGGTTTCACTGTATCAG CGGCGTCTATTTAACTTTGTCGAAATGGCTCTTGTCGAAGATATCATTCCAATCATTGTGGTTGCCTGTCACTGTCAGTTAATTCAGCTTCTTGATCAATGTGTTCATAGAGTGGCGAAGTCAGATCTTGACAGTATCTCTATCGAAAAGGAAGTTCCATATAAAGTAGCAAAGGATATTAAGTCGATTCGCCTTCAATGCCTGGATGAAAATAGTAATGCCATGATAAATGATGATCCCTTGCGTGAGAGGAGGATTAGAAATATACACAAAGCATTAGATTCGGACGATGTTGAACTAGTGAAACGTCTCCTTCAGGAGTCTGATATAACCTTAGATGCAGCACATGCCCTTCATTATGCTGTTGCATACTGCGACCCCAAAGTTGTCTCTGAGGTGCTTAATTTGGGCTTGGCTAATGTCAACCTTCGGAATGCTTGGGGTTACACAGTTCTCCATGTTGCTGCATCACGCAAAGAGCCATCATTAATTGTACAACTGCTGAAAGAAGGAGCTTGTGCATCGGAAGCAACACCAGATGGACAGAACTCTGTTAGCATCTGCAGAAAATTGACAAGACCCAAGGATTATAATGAGATAACAGAGAAGGGTCATAAATCAAATAAAGATCGTTTATGCATTGAAGTTTTGGAGCGTGAAGTGTGTAGAAACCGAATTGCTATAGATGCATCAAGCTCCTCTCCAATAATGGATGATGATCGGCACACTAAGCTTCAGTACATTGACCTCAAGAACAGAG TGGCACTGGCACATCTATTATTCCCTTCCGAAGCGAAGCTAGCTATGGATATTGCAAATGCTGAGGCAGCATCTCAATATGCCGGAGTTCCTTTGTCAAAATCTTCAAATGACATTTTCGATGAGGTTGATTTGGATACGACACCCATAGCAAAGGACGAAAGAATCCTTGCAAATATGGTTGCCCTTAAAAGGACAG TGGAGACAGGTAGGCGTTATTTCCCCAATTGCTCAGAAGTGCTGGATAAGTTTATGTCAGATGACTTGAATGATGAGTCCTACTTCCTTGACAAGGGCACTGCTGAAgaacaagagatcaagaaacAACGTTTCATGGAGCTTAAAGAGGATCTACAAAATGCTTTTACCAAAGACAAGGCTGAGCTAAGTCGTGTTGGCTTGTCCTCCACAACATCCTCATCTAACGTTGGCTTGTCCTCCACAACATCCTCATCTAAAGTCAAGCGAAAACGTAAATCACCAAGTTAG
- the LOC108206109 gene encoding E3 ubiquitin-protein ligase RSL1 — protein sequence MEGETGFYFEYNNMEVKVEDDEDEFQSCCGDEIDLVKEESSCCEDECELDETEEDKNELVEKKDLSEGSKKEFLDGFSVNMFFKGVSIALPGGSGLSGIGVYMERSAEFPVIQVQKMLEFYVEESVADYLAVMDGLSEAMQNDVRRVQAFTDSEVLFNQITSNTKPDSPLILALSERILEHAKSLDFFDLKYVPDTDMRPLQLAQIAIGIVSSPAKENAAVEKCFICCEEKLASMMITVKCSHKICSHCIKIYVDGKVKGGHVPIRCPQPKCRYYLSTSECRSFLPFTSYKLLEIAISKANVLNSDKIYCPFSNCSVLVNASESLSASASSSSQSDNSCMECPVCERYICINCGVPWHSTITCEEYQNLPLEERNTDDISLHHLAQNKRWRQCEQCHRMTELTHGCYHMTCWCGHEFCYSCGAEYIDSQQMCDCAFWNDTFSADVITHPSQQFEQWAWESFGSLSTMMDAYSEQERSQLALIQRFLAGGFSLSDHQPDQPAPHYRDSYADTMKDLRQLPWLERFVSVISDNYYDEYIQ from the exons ATGGAAGGAGAAACtggtttttattttgaatataataatatgGAAGTGAAAGTTGAAGATGACGAAGATGAATTTCAAAGCTGTTGTGGAGATGAAATTGATTTAGTGAAGGAAGAATCAAGCTGTTGTGAAGATGAATGTGAATTAGATGAGACagaagaagataaaaatgaattagtGGAGAAAAAAGATTTGTCTGAGGGGAGTAAAAAAGAATTTTTGGATGGGTTTTCTGTGAATATGTTCTTCAAGGGTGTCTCAATAGCTCTTCCAGGAGGTTCTGGACTTTCTGGCATTGGCGTGTATATGGAAAGATCAGCTGAATTTCCCGTTATTCAAGTGCAGAAAATGCTTGAGTTTTATGTTGAGGAATCAGTTGCTGATTATTTAGCCGTGATGGATGGCTTATCGGAGGCAATGCAGAATGATGTTAGGCGTGTACAAGCTTTTACAGACTCTGAGGTCTTATTCAATCAG ATTACATCCAACACAAAGCCTGACAGTCCGCTTATCTTGGCGTTGAGTGAAAGGATATTGGAACATGCAAAGAGTCTGGATTTTTTTGATCTAAAGTATGTTCCTGACACTGATATGAGGCCCCTTCAATTAGCCCAAATTGCGATTGGGATTGTTTCTTCTCCTGCCAAAGAAAATGCTGCAGTTGAAAAATGTTTCATATGTTGTGAGGAGAAGCTTGCATCTATGATGATCACTGTGAAATGCTCCCACAAAATATGTTCccattgtataaaaatttatgttgATGGAAAAGTAAAAGGTGGTCATGTTCCCATTAGATGCCCTCAACCAAAATGTCGTTATTATCTTTCTACCTCAGAATGCAGATCCTTTCTTCCATTTACCTCGTATAAGTTGCTGGAGATTGCTATATCTAAAGCAAATGTTCTCAACTCAGATAAAATATATTGCCCTTTCTCAAATTGTTCAGTTCTGGTAAATGCTAGTGAAAGCTTGTCAGCTAGTGCAAGTTCATCAAGTCAATCAGATAACAGTTGCATGGAATGCCCAGTTTGTgaaagatatatatgtataaactgTGGCGTACCTTGGCATTCCACGATAACATGTGAGGAGTATCAAAACCTGCCATTGGaagaaagaaatactgatgACATTAGTTTGCATCATCTAGCTCAAAACAAAAGGTGGAGGCAATGTGAGCAGTGCCACAGAATGACCGAGCTTACACATGGTTGCTACCACATGACCTGCTG GTGCGGGCATGAGTTTTGCTATTCTTGTGGTGCTGAATACATAGATTCACAACAGATGTGTGACTGTGCATTTTGGAATGATACCTTCTCCGCTGATGTGATTACTCACCCTTCCCAACAGTTTGAGCAATGGGCATGGGAATCCTTCGGTTCTCTGTCCACAATGATGGATGCCTACTCAGAGCAAGAAAGATCACAATTGGCTCTCATCCAGAGGTTCCTTGCTGGGGGTTTCAGTCTGAGTGACCATCAGCCAGACCAACCCGCTCCACACTACCGAGACTCATATGCTGATACCATGAAGGATCTTCGTCAGCTACCATGGCTTGAGAGATTTGTGTCAGTAATTAGTGATAACTACTATGACGAGTATATCCAGTGA
- the LOC108207753 gene encoding protein argonaute 2 produces the protein MERSNRGRQGRGRGRGGGRGENNYQYFRNGGAGDHSQNGQFQNGGGGNGYCHQYNQNGGNGYCHQPAGRGGYYGGGGGGGGRGGKQLRSNQPPCQWTQKVQNGGGPPSAVVGTAVLAPAHPQTSDAKILTDVKQVQVSDSPPCSEYKLVPMRRPDKGGLVAVRPSRLLVNHFPVMFDSQNTIMHYDVTVKQEVAPRSRAAKKAIPKSDLILIREKLFSDKSKGFPMQMTAYDGDKNIFSAVVLPTGSFKVELSEGEDKNSRTYTFTIKLVNELKLSKLKNYLCGNLMNMPRDILHGLDLVMKENPSKHRISIGRSTYSREFRREDDLRCGLAAFKGFQQSLKPTSQGLSLCLDYSVLAFRKPLPVVDFLKEHLRGFVGVNDIRRLKRDVIFALKGLKVNVTHRITKQKYTISGLTDQNTKDLTFPLEDPEGNNPPTRVSLVDYFRQKYRKEIMYKDIPCLDVGKNHRKNYVPLEFCVLVEGQRYPKENLDKDAALLLKRISLAPALERKNTICQMVRADDAPCGGEFIKNFGMDVVKNMTSVVGRIISPPDLKLATPAGKIQVIKVDKEKCQWNLLKNSVVDGKSVDHWALIDFSSSDRYNRLNKENFVRSLRGRCKNLGIEMAEPLASRATDMHSFTDVNRLRELLEKVIDEARRKSSGQLQMILCVMSGKHPGYKYLKWVSETQIGVITQCCLSSHANKGNDQYLANLALKINAKLGGSNVELNDSLPCLGGADPVMFVGADVNHPGAWNLTCPSIAAVVASVNWPTPTRYAARVSPQTHRKEKIVNFGAMCLDLVNTFARLNNVRPNKIVVFRDGVSEGQFDMVLNEELQDLKSAIYDDNYHPTITLVVAQKRHHTRLFLEDQGGDGRRNISPGTVVDTVVVHPFEFDFYLCSHYGSLGTSKPTHYYVLSDEHNFTSDQLQKLIYQLCFTFARCTKPVSLVPPVYYADLVAYRGRMFQEVVMEMQSPRSASSTTSFTSSTCSSATSFDDTFYKLHAELQNIMFFI, from the exons ATGGAGCGTAGTAATCGCGGGAGACAAGGCCGTGGCAGAGGCAGAGGTGGAGGAAGAGGAGAAAATAATTATCAGTACTTCCGAAATGGCGGTGCAGGTGACCATAGCCAGAATGGTCAGTTTCAGAATGGTGGTGGCGGCAATGGTTACTGTCATCAGTATAATCAGAATGGTGGCAATGGATACTGTCATCAGCCAGCTGGAAGAGGAGGATATTATGGTGGCGGCGGTGGTGGTGGAGGTAGGGGTGGGAAACAGCTGCGGAGTAATCAACCACCATGTCAGTGGACTCAGAAGGTCCAAAATGGAGGTGGACCTCCCTCGGCTGTGGTGGGGACTGCTGTTTTAGCTCCTGCTCATCCTCAGACAAGTGATGCTAAGATTCTTACTG ATGTGAAGCAGGTACAAGTATCAGATAGTCCCCCTTGTTCAGAGTATAAACTTGTGCCGATGAGAAGGCCTGACAAGGGCGGTCTGGTTGCTGTGAGGCCATCCCGCCTTCTCGTCAATCATTTTCCTGTGATGTTCGATTCACAAAACACCATAATGCACTATGATGTGACTGTTAAACAAGAGGTTGCTCCTAGGAGCCGGGCTGCAAAGAAAGCAATCCCAAAATCTGATTTGATTTTAATCAGGGAGAAGCTTTTCTCTGACAAGAGCAAAGGATTTCCAATGCAGATGACTGCATATGACGGCGACAAGAACATTTTCAGTGCTGTCGTGCTTCCTACAGGGTCATTCAAGGTCGAGTTATCTGAGGGCGAAGACAAAAACAGTCGTACTTACACATTTACAATCAAGCTTGTAAATGAGCTTAAACTCTCCAAGTTGAAAAACTATTTGTGTGGAAACCTTATGAATATGCCTCGTGATATACTTCATGGGTTAGATTTGGTAATGAAGGAGAATCCGTCTAAGCATAGGATTTCCATTGGTCGAAGCACATATTCGAGGGAATTTAGGAGAGAAGATGACTTGCGGTGTGGGCTTGCAGCATTTAAAGGCTTTCAGCAAAGTTTAAAGCCAACCTCCCAGGGACTATCATTGTGTTTAGACTACTCAGTCTTGGCATTTCGCAAGCCACTGCCTGTTGTAGACTTCCTTAAAGAGCATCTCAGAGGTTTCGTAGGGGTAAATGATATCAGAAGGTTGAAAAGAGATGTGATATTTGCATTGAAGGGATTGAAAGTAAATGTCACTCACCGAATCACGAAACAGAAGTACACTATATCAGGACTGACAGATCAGAACACCAAGGACTTAACATTTCCTCTTGAGGATCCAGAAGGCAACAATCCACCAACAAGAGTTAGTCTTGTGGATTATTTCAGACAGAAATATAGAAAGGAGATTATGTATAAGGACATTCCCTGCTTAGATGTGGGAAAGAAtcatagaaaaaattatgttCCTCTGGAGTTCTGTGTTTTGGTCGAGGGGCAGAGGTATCCGAAGGAGAATTTGGATAAAGATGCTGCTTTGCTGCTAAAGAGGATATCACTGGCCCCTGCGCTGGAGAGAAAGAACACAATTTGTCAAATGGTTCGAGCCGATGATGCACCTTGTGG CGGGGAGTTCATAAAGAATTTCGGAATGGATGTTGTGAAGAACATGACATCCGTTGTAGGCCGCATCATATCACCTCCTGATCTAAAGCTCGCCACTCCAGCTGGTAAAATTCAAGTCATTAAAGTCGACAAGGAGAAATGTCAGTGGAACCTTCTCAAAAATTCAGTGGTGGATGGAAAATCCGTTGACCATTGGGCTTTGATTGATTTCAGTTCATCAGATCGCTACAATAGGCTGAATAAAGAAAATTTCGTCAGGAGCCTAAGAGGTCGTTGTAAAAATTTAGGGATTGAAATGGCGGAGCCTCTGGCATCCCGGGCTACTGACATGCATTCGTTTACAGATGTCAACAGACTGAGAGAACTTCTCGAAAAAGTTATTGACGAAGCCAGGAGAAAGAGCTCAGGTCAGCTACAAATGATACTTTGTGTGATGAGTGGAAAGCATCCTGGTTATAAGTACCTTAAATGGGTTTCAGAGACTCAAATAGGCGTAATCACCCAGTGTTGTCTGTCAAGTCACGCGAACAAAGGGAACGATCAGTATCTAGCCAATCTTGCCTTGAAAATAAATGCCAAGCTTGGGGGCAGCAATGTGGAGCTGAATGACAGTCTACCATGTCTTGGTGGCGCTGATCCTGTCATGTTCGTGGGGGCTGATGTGAATCATCCTGGCGCGTGGAATCTGACATGTCCATCGATAGCAGCCGTTGTTGCCTCTGTCAATTGGCCAACTCCTACGCGCTATGCAGCCAGAGTTTCACCCCAAACTCATCGCAAAGAAAAGATTGTGAATTTTGGAGCCATGTGCTTGGACCTTGTCAACACATTTGCTAGACTCAACAATGTGAGGCCAAACAAAATTGTGGTGTTCCGCGATGGGGTGAGTGAGGGCCAATTCGACATGGTCCTCAACGAGGAGCTACAAGATCTAAAAAGCGCCATCTACGACGACAACTATCACCCAACAATCACACTTGTCGTTGCACAAAAACGACACCACACTCGCCTCTTTCTCGAGGACCAAGGAGGCGATGGGCGCAGAAACATCTCTCCAGGAACAGTTGTCGACACAGTAGTCGTGCATCCATTCGAGTTCGATTTCTATTTGTGCAGCCATTACGGGAGCCTCGGCACAAGCAAGCCCACACACTACTATGTGCTGTCAGATGAGCACAATTTCACTTCGGATCAGCTGCAGAAGCTCATATACCAGCTCTGCTTCACCTTTGCTAGGTGCACTAAGCCCGTGTCTCTTGTGCCCCCAGTGTACTACGCCGATCTGGTGGCTTACAGGGGACGAATGTTTCAAGAGGTGGTGATGGAGATGCAGTCACCTCGCTCAGCTTCGTCCACAACTTCGTTCACATCGTCCACTTGCTCCTCGGCGACTTCGTTTGATGACACGTTCTACAAACTTCACGCGGAACTACAAAATATAATGTTTTTCATATGA